One Thermofilum pendens Hrk 5 DNA segment encodes these proteins:
- a CDS encoding ATP-binding cassette domain-containing protein yields MSGRAVSVEGLSVSVGGKSILEGLSFEVEEGELAVVTGPTGSGKTTLLKVLAGVIPGLYDSYRVTGSVKVYGLDPLEAAGRGLVAYVPQDPHYYFLGVTVGEEVALAGGVAGFAEHLLRYPSRRIDELSDGELYRLLAATALSGGAKLLLLDEPTARVDPWGLGEVLETLSELGEERGLTTLLVEHRVDLVKSYASRVITLGDARAGATPPARVAGRAGARVKVYADKLAYAYERGRPVLRGASLRVREGECVAVTGRNGSGKTTLLKILAGILKPSAGTLLVEKPVFLVPAAPLYWYSSASVEEEVELFAEAWGFRGDVGEVLELFDLERLGGRNPYELSAGESRRLSLALAYVSRAETLLLDEPTLGLDAPSKRALLEMLEEFASRGSSVVVATHDLAFASLLDRVLELRGGVLEEVE; encoded by the coding sequence GTGTCGGGTAGGGCTGTGAGCGTTGAAGGGCTATCCGTGTCCGTGGGGGGTAAGAGTATACTCGAGGGCTTGAGCTTCGAGGTGGAGGAGGGGGAGCTCGCCGTAGTAACGGGGCCTACCGGTAGCGGAAAGACGACGCTCCTCAAAGTCCTCGCTGGGGTGATACCCGGGCTCTACGACTCCTACAGGGTTACGGGTAGCGTGAAGGTGTACGGCCTCGACCCGCTGGAGGCAGCCGGGAGGGGGCTAGTCGCCTACGTACCCCAGGACCCCCACTACTACTTCCTCGGGGTAACGGTAGGCGAGGAGGTCGCCCTCGCCGGTGGCGTAGCGGGCTTCGCGGAGCACCTGCTCCGGTACCCGTCGCGCAGGATCGACGAGCTCTCCGACGGTGAGCTCTACAGGCTCCTGGCGGCGACCGCCCTCTCCGGCGGCGCCAAGTTGTTACTCCTAGACGAGCCTACAGCCCGCGTCGACCCGTGGGGCCTCGGCGAGGTTCTGGAAACACTCTCGGAGCTCGGCGAGGAGAGAGGCCTAACCACGCTACTCGTAGAGCACAGAGTGGACCTCGTGAAGAGCTATGCCAGCAGGGTGATAACACTCGGCGACGCGCGTGCCGGCGCAACGCCGCCCGCGAGGGTTGCCGGCAGGGCCGGGGCGAGGGTAAAGGTCTACGCGGACAAGCTCGCCTACGCCTACGAGAGGGGGAGGCCCGTGCTCCGCGGTGCCTCGCTGAGGGTGCGGGAGGGGGAGTGCGTCGCCGTGACGGGTAGGAACGGCTCCGGCAAGACGACGTTGCTGAAGATACTGGCAGGCATCCTGAAGCCCTCAGCCGGCACTCTGCTCGTCGAGAAGCCAGTCTTCCTCGTACCCGCCGCGCCGCTCTACTGGTACTCCTCCGCCAGCGTCGAGGAGGAGGTCGAGCTCTTCGCGGAGGCCTGGGGGTTTAGGGGCGACGTCGGCGAAGTGTTGGAGCTCTTCGACCTCGAGAGGCTCGGCGGCAGGAACCCCTACGAGCTCAGCGCCGGGGAGTCGCGGAGGCTCTCGCTCGCGCTAGCGTACGTCTCCCGCGCGGAGACGCTCCTCCTCGATGAGCCGACCCTTGGGCTCGACGCGCCATCCAAGCGGGCCTTGCTCGAAATGCTGGAGGAGTTCGCCTCTAGGGGTTCCAGCGTGGTTGTCGCTACGCACGACCTCGCGTTCGCGAGCCTACTGGACAGGGTGCTGGAGCTCAGGGGAGGCGTCCTTGAGGAAGTTGAGTAG
- a CDS encoding biotin transporter BioY: protein MGTASVPAVRARYTRMGLVALAAALMCAFAQVSFKVGPVPYTMQNAGVVLAGLLLDPADAATSMLVYLLLIALGAPVAAGLRGGLAVLLGYTGGYLLGFVPSAFLMSVLSRLYLRGRGLDSANRRDLLVLLALSAVAVTPTYLLGFLVFSLYAVPGSKLYAWASGVAGWLGLGGAPGWLVLFVASVAVFVPQDLLMDHVVAVLAAREVARLLKARGIRVG from the coding sequence ATGGGCACGGCAAGCGTTCCGGCTGTACGTGCTAGGTACACCAGGATGGGGCTCGTCGCGCTCGCCGCGGCTCTCATGTGTGCCTTTGCCCAGGTGAGCTTCAAGGTCGGCCCCGTACCGTACACTATGCAGAACGCGGGGGTCGTGCTTGCAGGGCTACTCCTAGACCCGGCGGACGCGGCTACCTCCATGCTCGTCTACCTTCTACTCATAGCTCTCGGGGCCCCTGTAGCGGCGGGGCTTAGGGGAGGCCTAGCGGTCCTGCTCGGGTATACGGGCGGCTACCTCCTGGGCTTTGTGCCGTCGGCTTTCCTCATGTCCGTACTCTCAAGGCTCTACCTCAGGGGTAGGGGGTTGGACTCCGCGAACCGCCGGGACCTACTAGTCCTCCTTGCTCTCTCCGCAGTCGCCGTCACGCCAACGTACCTGCTGGGCTTCCTAGTCTTCTCGCTCTACGCTGTGCCGGGATCCAAGCTGTACGCGTGGGCCTCCGGCGTGGCGGGCTGGCTGGGGCTCGGCGGCGCGCCTGGCTGGCTCGTGCTGTTCGTAGCCTCGGTCGCTGTCTTTGTGCCGCAGGACTTGTTGATGGACCACGTGGTAGCCGTGCTCGCCGCCAGGGAGGTCGCGAGGCTCTTGAAGGCGAGGGGTATACGTGTCGGGTAG